One window of Cydia pomonella isolate Wapato2018A chromosome 7, ilCydPomo1, whole genome shotgun sequence genomic DNA carries:
- the LOC133519541 gene encoding D-erythronate dehydrogenase-like: MKIVITGAAGFLGARLARALLAPNSALPVSELVLVDVTAPTPPPASIPVRALALDLAAPGVAEQIIESDTAVFFHLAAIVSGNAEKDFDLGFRVNFDATRALLEAARRRASDLVFVMTSTVGVYGGTLPDAPDEDFAPMPQTSYGCAKAMAELLVSEYGRRGWSDARVVRLPTVSVRGGSANTAISSFASDIVRETLEGREATVPVPPELCMWLTGPATVVHNLVYAATLPATAWKERRVLALPGLTVPTRELVAALGRVCGPQCAARVRWRPDAALAAMLASVPARLDARRALELGFREDKSYDDLIREYIRDDLGGRIPT, encoded by the coding sequence ATGAAAATAGTAATAACAGGAGCCGCTGGGTTTCTTGGCGCTCGGCTGGCAAGAGCCTTACTGGCCCCAAACTCCGCATTGCCTGTCTCCGAGCTGGTGCTCGTAGATGTGACGGCGCCGACTCCACCTCCTGCCAGCATACCAGTGCGGGCCCTAGCACTGGACCTAGCCGCACCGGGTGTCGCAGAACAAATCATCGAGTCCGATACGGCAGTGTTCTTCCATCTAGCGGCCATCGTCAGCGGGAACGCGGAGAAAGACTTCGACTTGGGATTTCGCGTTAATTTCGATGCGACCCGCGCGCTGCTGGAGGCGGCACGGCGCCGCGCTTCGGACCTGGTATTCGTCATGACTAGTACTGTGGGGGTGTACGGTGGAACGTTACCGGACGCGCCGGACGAGGACTTCGCACCGATGCCGCAGACGTCGTACGGTTGCGCCAAGGCGATGGCGGAGCTACTGGTGAGCGAGTACGGGCGGCGCGGCTGGAGCGACGCCCGCGTAGTTCGTCTCCCGACGGTCTCGGTACGCGGGGGAAGCGCCAACACCGCCATTTCGTCTTTTGCGAGCGATATCGTCAGAGAAACGCTCGAGGGCCGCGAAGCGACGGTGCCGGTGCCCCCGGAGCTGTGCATGTGGCTGACGGGTCCGGCGACGGTGGTGCACAACTTGGTTTACGCGGCGACGCTGCCGGCGACCGCCTGGAAGGAGCGGCGCGTGCTGGCGCTGCCGGGGCTGACGGTGCCGACGCGGGAGCTGGTGGCGGCGCTGGGCCGCGTGTGCGGGCCGCAGTGCGCGGCGCGCGTCCGCTGGCGGCCCGACGCGGCGCTGGCGGCCATGCTGGCGTCGGTGCCGGCGCGCCTGGACGCGCGGCGGGCACTCGAGCTCGGCTTTCGCGAGGACAAGAGTTATGACGACCTCATCCGCGAGTACATACGGGACGACCTCGGCGGCCGCATACCCACGTAG
- the LOC133519540 gene encoding serine/arginine repetitive matrix protein 1-like — protein sequence MGSSSDEEFGWTNTSNDDSDTEPEKTYDGESDSGKNFKKKLQKELFQNGESQETPHERKKLKNPKREESSSLSPSPRRVKRESLANGHDDSAAAEHILKMKIKQEKAGFAVPRGSPRKRRASVANAEPEPEPEPEPEPEPEAEQPRKKKKKRDKERDEQESSATEAAAGPAADLAGSPVDAASDEPAERSAKSSESPKKKKHKKKTVIQESSNDQDYFDGWWKFEAEETIVQERWNAFTSKEFVSDDDSPEVEPPAPAPVQPRAGPSDAKHVESPRRARMSDRITYEEESQSETGSKTRKESQSKATSPRRPRLSERITFEEDSQSGPEPPAAAPNITQRKSLPVERRRISERITFEESASEPEPRAAEDSGRLGRFLRAHAHMHPVLGDFPPGAAITADDDIWIVRCPRDLPVSALKGITLDLDFKSKVKIGGQAYEATPAASAEGGERVAVLAPAARGKGFCVRSVPVRGSLRLRARLPRPPAPPHADADCPERIPLPDTRARHPLLGADFERALPAAVRRRLAAARARARADPDELGRDVRREKKKKKKKHKERPELEPDPEPVVEPEPEQKKRKRKHSSRHEPEPNESERDLRSPPRKKKVKKEKKEKKRRDDAAVWDSEQAIEESLFNF from the exons ATGGGGTCTTCGTCAGACGAGGAGTTTGGTTGGACGAACACATCAAATGACGACTCCGATACGGAACCGGAAAA gaCATATGACGGCGAATCAGATTCCGGTAAAAACTTCAAAAAGAAACTTCAAAAGGAGCTGTTTCAAAATGGCGAGTCTCAAGAGACGCCGCACGAGCGGAAAAAACTCAAGAACCCGAAGCGAGAGGAGTCGTCCTCCCTGTCCCCTTCACCCCGCCGCGTCAAGCGCGAGTCGCTCGCCAACGGGCACGACGACTCCGCCGCGGCCGAGCACATACTCAAGATGAAGATCAAGCAAGAAAAAGCCGGCTTCGCCGTCCCGCGAGGCTCTCCGCGCAAGAGACGCGCCTCCGTCGCCAACGCCGAGCCCGAGCCCGAGCCCGAGCCCGAGCCGGAACCCGAGCCCGAAGCCGAACAACCTcggaagaaaaagaagaaacgCGACAAAGAAAGAGACGAACAGGAATCCTCCGCTACTGAGGCCGCCGCCGGCCCCGCCGCGGATCTCGCAGGAAGCCCCGTCGATGCCGCCTCCGACGAGCCGGCTGAGCGCTCCGCTAAAAGCTCTGAGTCACCGAAGAAAAAAAAGCATAAAAAGAAAACTGTAATACAAGAATCCTCAAATGACCAGGATTATTTCGACGGGTGGTGGAAATTCGAGGCGGAGGAAACGATCGTCCAGGAACGCTGGAACGCTTTTACGAGCAAGGAGTTCGTCAGCGATGACGACTCGCCAGAGGTCGAGCCGCCCGCACCCGCGCCCGTCCAGCCTCGGGCCGGCCCGAGCGACGCGAAGCACGTCGAATCTCCGCGGCGAGCGAGAATGTCCGACAGAATAACCTACGAGGAGGAATCGCAGTCCGAAACCGGATCTAAAACTCGGAAAGAATCGCAGTCGAAGGCTACGTCTCCCCGCCGACCCCGATTATCAGAAAGGATCACGTTCGAGGAGGACTCGCAGTCGGGGCCCGAACCTCCCGCGGCGGCTCCAAATATAACTCAGAGGAAATCCCTGCCCGTAGAACGCCGGCGGATATCCGAGAGGATCACGTTCGAGGAGTCGGCCTCGGAGCCGGAGCCGCGCGCGGCCGAGGACAGCGGGCGGCTCGGCCGCTTCCTGCGCGCGCACGCGCACATGCACCCCGTGCTCGGCGACTTCCCGCCCGGCGCCGCCATCACCGCCGACGACGACATATGGATCGTGCGCTGCCCGAGGGACTTGCCCGTGAGCGCGCTGAAGGGGATCACGCTGGACCTCGACTTCAAGAGTAAAGTGAAGATCGGCGGGCAGGCGTACGAGGCGACGCCCGCGGCGAGCGCGGAGGGCGGCGAGCGCGTGGCGGTGCTGGCGCCCGCGGCGCGGGGCAAGGGCTTCTGCGTGCGCTCCGTGCCCGTGCGCGGCTCGCTCCGCCTGCGGGCGCGGCTGCCGcggccgcccgcgccgccgcacgCGGACGCGGACTGCCCGGAGCGCATCCCGCTGCCCGACACGCGGGCGCGGCACCCGCTGCTGGGCGCCGACTTCGAGCGCGCGCTGCCGGCCGCGGTGCGGCGCCGCCtggccgccgcccgcgcccgcgcccgcgccgacCCTGACGAGCTCGGTCGCGACGTGCGCCGagagaaaaagaagaagaaaaagaagcaCAAGGAGCGCCCGGAACTCGAGCCGGACCCCGAACCGGTGGTCGAGCCGGAACCTGAACAAAAGAAACGCAAGCGAAAACACAGTTCGCGGCACGAGCCCGAGCCGAACGAGTCCGAACGCGATCTTCGGTCGCCTCCGCGGAAGAAAAAGGTGAAAAaggaaaagaaagaaaaaaagcggcGCGACGATGCCGCCGTCTGGGACTCCGAGCAGGCCATCGAGGAGAGCCTCTTTAACTTTTAG